One Perca flavescens isolate YP-PL-M2 chromosome 9, PFLA_1.0, whole genome shotgun sequence genomic window carries:
- the LOC114561386 gene encoding interferon-induced protein with tetratricopeptide repeats 1B-like gives MMSAAQSQTTLESKLEALQCHFTWDLDPSKAMLLRRKEKFEDIGTEEGNSWLGHIYNLRGFVQYKLGFTEDAQSFFNKAAEAFSKIRNADEGPWLVVNYGNLAWLHHHLGDQAGSQAYLSKVNTLMNKYPSPSQDELHPEIYAEKAWTLMKFSGEQKKRAADYFQRAIRMQPDMVEWNTSYVLGLVGSLRKNKKVKADLLEKMRIAKEQDPENLYLAVHYLHQCAQKGERIEEEAHELARKVLKNPVSSYSGIKPLLKVYKYYLSIDEAIDLAEEALETHPDERYLKRCAALCYNDSKIINVRDSHPKPSMIDRAISLHEEVIALYPHSFLMKKIDLATIYAKSNYSQVEAEQIYQELLEMDLEPADKQMLYHNYAKHLYLHCRDYQRSIQYHMKAAAIPQQSFYRLTSINTLKKIRDRGRSHMCREIEEFLANLQEPL, from the exons ATGATGAG TGCTGCTCAGAGTCAAACAACACTGGAGTCCAAACTGGAGGCCCTGCAGTGCCACTTCACCTGGGATCTGGACCCCAGCAAGGCCATGCTGTTACGTCGAAAGGAAAAGTTCGAAGACATCGGCACCGAGGAGGGGAACAGCTGGCTGGGTCACATTTACAACCTGCGGGGGTTCGTTCAGTACAAGCTGGGGTTCACCGAAGACGCCCAGAGTTTCTTCAACAAGGCTGCAGAGGCCTTCAGCAAGATAAGAAACGCAGATGAGGGTCCCTGGTTGGTGGTGAACTACGGGAACCTGGCGTGGCTGCACCACCACCTGGGAGACCAAGCAGGGAGTCAGGCTTACCTGTCAAAGGTCAACACCCTGATGAATAAATACCCATCTCCATCCCAGGATGAGCTCCATCCAGAGATCTACGCTGAGAAAGCCTGGACCCTGATGAAGTTCAGCGGAGAACAAAAGAAACGGGCTGCAGATTACTTCCAGAGAGCCATCAGGATGCAGCCGGACATGGTGGAGTGGAACACCAGCTACGTTTTAGGGTTAGTGGGGTCTCtcaggaaaaacaaaaaggtgaaGGCTGACCTTCTGGAGAAAATGAGAATCGCCAAGGAACAGGATCCAGAGAACTTGTACCTCGCTGTTCACTACCTTCATCAATGTGctcagaaaggagagagaatcgaagaagaagcacatgagTTAGCCAGAAAGGTTTTGAAGAATCCTGTGAGCAGCTACagtggtattaaaccattactgaagGTTTACAAATACTATCTATCTATTGATGAGGCCATTGATTTGGCAGAGGAGGCTCTGGAAACCCATCCAGATGAGCGTTATCTGAAGAGATGTGCTGCTCTCTGCTACAATGATTCGAAAATCATTAACGTCAGGGACAGTCACCCAAAACCAAGTATGATAGACAGAGCAATCAGTCTCCATGAAGAGGTGATTGCTCTCTACCCTCATTCTTTCCTTATGAAGAAAATAGACCTTGCAACTATATATGCAAAGTCAAATTACAGCCAGGTTGAAGCTGAGCAGATATATCAGGAACTGCTAGAAATGGATCTGGAACCTGCAGACAAACAGATGCTCTACCACAACTATGCAAAACATTTATACCTCCATTGTAGGGATTACCAAAGGTCAATACAATATCACATGAAGGCGGCAGCGATACCGCAGCAATCCTTCTATCGATTGACGAGCATCAACACTCTGAAGAAGATTAGAGACAGAGGCAGGAGCCACATGTGTAGAGAAATAGAGGAGTTTCTGGCAAACCTGCAAGAGCCATTATAG